From Draconibacterium halophilum, one genomic window encodes:
- a CDS encoding ABC transporter ATP-binding protein, translating to MLSKLKFILKYTHQYRWWYTGGIIFLVLTVWTSITIPGFIQKTIDLIAAGREGNEAEFHKNVLIIVGLAAGLILVRTLSRILIFFPARLIERQLKGEMFQKLASFGKDYYDKNSTGNIISRVNNDINGVRMITGFGILQIGNILLSLSLTPYMMWKLSPMLTLYCVIPMVVVFVIVRYGMKVMVKNTHARMNTLQKLSGKIISFLSGNSVIKSYNIYEHAENAVQKDNIDYYDATLKISWIRSFVIPLLANLGQILKIIIFFVGGMYVINGKFTIGQLTEYIAYAALLAHPIMGLGWVLTVFQQGFVGISSIQTIMDRKGTDDERKLLPGTNKDELFENGIHVRNLSYTYHNGDKPVLEGISFSIKPGQVVGITGKVGSGKTTLIQCLNGYLRPGKGQIFFGEKDADSLKSEDIRSMVNTVSQEVFLFSDTIENNIGLTSDEAVEQERFDDVIYKSAFADELLRFPKKGKTMVGEKGIMLSGGQKQRISLARALYTQGELLILDDVFSAVDTDTERFLIKQIVENHAVKSLVVISNRISVLEKTDFTIVLEDGKMAAKGNHEELLRQSDFYRDISNLQQEGETKKEKQ from the coding sequence ATGTTGTCGAAACTAAAATTTATATTAAAATACACACATCAATACCGATGGTGGTACACAGGTGGAATCATCTTTCTGGTGCTTACCGTATGGACTTCGATTACTATTCCCGGATTTATTCAGAAAACAATCGACCTGATTGCAGCTGGCCGTGAGGGAAATGAAGCCGAATTTCATAAAAATGTATTGATTATTGTTGGTTTGGCTGCGGGATTAATTCTGGTACGAACACTCTCTCGTATTTTAATCTTTTTCCCGGCCCGCCTGATAGAGCGACAATTAAAAGGCGAGATGTTCCAAAAGCTGGCCTCATTCGGAAAGGATTATTACGATAAAAATTCCACCGGAAATATTATTTCGCGTGTGAACAATGATATTAATGGCGTGCGAATGATTACCGGATTTGGCATTTTGCAAATCGGTAACATTCTGTTGTCTTTGTCGCTTACACCGTACATGATGTGGAAATTGTCGCCCATGCTAACGCTGTATTGTGTCATCCCAATGGTGGTGGTTTTTGTCATTGTACGCTATGGCATGAAGGTGATGGTTAAAAACACACACGCAAGAATGAATACCTTGCAAAAGCTTTCCGGAAAAATTATCTCGTTTCTTTCGGGAAACAGCGTAATAAAAAGTTACAATATCTACGAGCACGCCGAAAATGCGGTTCAAAAGGATAATATCGATTATTACGATGCCACCCTTAAAATTTCGTGGATTCGGTCCTTCGTTATCCCCTTGCTTGCCAACCTCGGACAGATTCTAAAGATCATCATATTTTTTGTAGGCGGAATGTATGTAATCAATGGAAAGTTCACTATTGGGCAGTTAACGGAATATATTGCTTACGCCGCGTTGCTGGCCCATCCGATAATGGGATTGGGATGGGTGCTCACTGTTTTTCAGCAAGGATTTGTGGGTATCAGCAGTATTCAAACCATCATGGACAGAAAGGGAACCGACGATGAAAGAAAGTTGCTGCCGGGAACAAATAAAGACGAACTTTTTGAAAACGGGATTCATGTAAGGAATCTGAGTTATACCTACCACAACGGCGACAAACCGGTTTTAGAAGGCATATCATTTTCAATTAAACCCGGTCAGGTTGTTGGCATCACCGGGAAAGTGGGTTCTGGAAAAACAACATTAATTCAGTGTTTGAATGGTTATTTACGTCCGGGGAAGGGTCAGATTTTCTTTGGTGAAAAGGATGCCGATTCGCTAAAAAGCGAGGATATCAGGTCGATGGTAAATACGGTAAGTCAGGAGGTTTTTCTGTTTTCCGATACCATTGAAAACAACATTGGTTTAACCTCCGACGAAGCTGTTGAGCAGGAGCGGTTTGATGATGTAATTTACAAAAGTGCTTTTGCCGATGAATTGTTGCGTTTCCCCAAGAAAGGAAAAACAATGGTGGGCGAAAAAGGCATTATGCTTTCTGGCGGACAGAAACAACGAATTAGCCTGGCACGGGCACTTTATACCCAAGGCGAGCTCTTGATACTCGACGATGTTTTCTCGGCTGTTGACACGGATACCGAGCGTTTTCTGATCAAACAAATTGTGGAGAACCATGCTGTGAAAAGTTTGGTTGTTATTTCGAACCGGATAAGTGTTTTGGAGAAAACAGATTTTACCATTGTTTTGGAAGATGGTAAAATGGCGGCGAAAGGAAATCATGAGGAATTGTTGAGGCAATCGGACTTTTACCGCGACATTTCGAACCTGCAGCAGGAAGGTGAAACAAAAAAGGAGAAGCAGTAA